The genome window ATGATAAGCGTAAAAAAAGTTGCTTGTATTCATTATGGGATAAGAATGGACGTTTTTAAACCTGAGGAAATAATCAGCTCTAATCATATGCAGTCCAGAGGATACCTCATTTGTCCTTATTGTGGCGATATCGAAATCACTCATAAATACCAAGAAGGAAAATCAAGGTTTGTGGTTGCTGCTAATAGAGATCATACTCATGATTGCCCCTCTAAAGAGTCATAAAAAATGAAGCGCTCTAAAAGAATGAATCTTTTTAGAGCGCCTCATTTTATTTACACGAAAGTCTTTTCAAAACGGTATATTCTATAGAAGAAACTCGTCAAAAAAGTAGCCCTTGCTCAACGGGAGCAAAGGCTTTTTTCAACTCAGGTAATTTGGAAATACTTTATTAGTTTAGGCTTAATTTAAAATCTACATACATATTTTTAAAACAATATAGGGTTAAACTTTACTCCATGACGCATAATCAAACTCCAACGGAGTTCATTTCGCCATAGAGTAAATTTCAGTATAATTACCCTCTAGAAAACAGGGATTCCTCTTCCTTCTCCTAACCTTATTAAGTGAGAAGTGTGTAGAAGATATGATATGTTAGCGTCTCTACATAGTATCTAAAAATAAAAAATGAGGTGCTTGAATATGAATAAAACTGAACTAGTAGATGCAGTTGCAACAAAATCAGAACTAACGAAACAAGATTCAAAAAAGGCTGTAGATGCGTTGTTTGAAACGATTTCTAATGCGCTCGCCAAAGAAGAAAAAATTCAATTAGTTGGATTTGGTACATTTGAAATACGTGAGCGCGCAGAGCGTACAGGTCGTAACCCTCAAACAGGTGAAGAAATGATAATTCCGGCTTCAAAGGTTCCTGCTTTTAAACCGGGAAAAGAATTAAAAGAAGCTGTTAAATAAATATACCTTATAAGCAAGCCCTCCCTAGAGATAGACTTCTAGAGGGGGCTATTTTTCATGATGAAAAATTTCTAAATACCTACACCTAAATATTCTTTAATCAAGATTTCTATTTTCTTGAGTCGTCGGCTTAGAGGTAGGCTCTTTATCAAGTCTAGGTTTCCAATTTCCTAACTTGTTTTTTAAGTAATCCTTTAAAAAATCACGTTTCTTTTTTCGTCTTTTATCCCTGTTTTTCATAAGAACTCACCACCTTTACGTAACTCAATAGATTCAATTTATCATTATTATAAACTATGTTAAAAAACCCACTATTTATGCTGAATTTATAAGTGATAAGTAGTTCATCTTACTAGTCAAAGGTATACTTTTAGGTATTGTTTTAAATTATTCCAGAAGACGATTTCCATTGTAAGAGTAATAAAAGTTGAACGTGAAGAACAACCAGATGGTCCTCATATGTATTGTCATAATCAATAATAATAGAGAAAGCAGGTTAATATTTATTAACCTGCTTTTCAGACTGATGAGAAACCTTTTAAGTTCTCGTTAGAAAGGAATTTATAATTCCGGAATAGTAGAAGAACCATCCTCGTTCTCAGAGGTAGAAACTTTCTCTTTGAAGTTAGGTCACATCACTATTCACAAATAACACCTTTGTTAGTGAAAATTCATGTTCATAAAGTTGTATCTTTCTGGACACTCTACTTTGCGGTTAGCGAAAGTTACGCTCCCCCTGCTCCTTCTAATTCATTCACGAGATATTTGGCTATCTTTTCCACTGCTAGGGAGAAGACGATCTCCTCGTGCGACCCAGGCACCGAATATTTATTCACTTTCCCCTGTAATAACGCCTTCCAATCCGTGAACAACTCTCTACCTTCTTCAGCACTGAAGTAGATGACATCTCCAAAATATGGTGTTAAAACATGTTTTGTCATTAAATTTAGACACTTCCTGTGAGCATTGATAATCTGCTTTAGACTCGTAAGATCCGCATCGGGCGGGAGCACTCCTTCCACGATCAACTGATCAACAAGCATGTCCTGTTGATGAAAGAGTTCTTCTCCCTGCTCCACTAGGTCTAAATGGATGAAATGCTCCAATATATAAGAAAGCATATCCTCCTTTGTCTTGTGATCCTCTTCTAAAGGCACCTTGGTATCCATGAGTACCAACATCTCAACTTCTTCTCCCTGGTTCCGTAGCATAGTTGCGATTTCATAGGCGATGGCACCGCCCAGAGACCATCCTCCCAGACGATACGGCCCCTTTGGCTGAGCGTGCTTAATTTCCTCGATATAGAGTTGAACTACTTCCGACAAAGTCAACCCGTCCATTCCTTCTTTCTCTACGAGAGGATTCTGTAGACCATAAAATGAGCAGTGATCCTTGAGTAACCTTGCTAGCTGAATGTAACAGAATACATTACCCATAAACGGATGAACACAGAAGAAAGGCCTTTTCTCTGACTCTTGTAGTGGAACCAGAACCGATAACGATTTTGCCATATCATGATTGTCACGGATGAGACAAGCGATCCCTTCCACTGTTAGGTTCTCAATCAGTGCGGACACCTTAATCTCTTTTCCAAATTTCTCTCTGACCTTTGAAAGCAATTTGATTACAAGGAGAGAGTGCCCCCCCCTATCGAAGAAATCATCGTTTACATGGACATCTTCTATTTGTAGCAAATCCTGCCAGATTCTAATCAGCTGATACTCGATTTCATCCCTTGGGATGATTGGTGTAGAAAAGGTACTTTCTCTTTGAATCGTTAAGCTGTTCAGTGCCTTTCGGTCAACCTTCCCATTTTTTGTAAGCGGAATCGCGTCTATCTCAATAAAGTGTGCAGGAACCATATAATTCGGTACTTGTCTCTTGAGATGCTCACGCCATTCATATATACTTCCTTCACCCACCACATAGGCAACCAATCTCTGATCTCCTGGTTGGTCCTCTCTTATCAAGACTACTGCCTCTTTCACCGATGGATGACTTTCTAAATTCGCTTCAATCTCTCCAAGCTCCATCCGGAAGCCTCGAATTTTCACTTGATTATCGATTCTTCCCAGATAATCCAAGGTACCATCAGGAAGGTACCTCACGAGATCTCCCGTCCGATATAACCGTTCCCCTTCTTTGAATGGATGAGAAATAAAACGTTCGGACGTTAACTCTGGGCGATTCAAGTATCCTCTTGCTAGGCCTGCTCCACCGATATAAAGTTCACCCGTTACACCAACTGGAACAGGTAACAAATTCCCATCCAATACATAGGCTTGAACGTTCGGCAACGGACGCCCAATGGTTACTCTCTTACTATCTTTTTTGATACGATGGCATGTCGCATCAACAGTACATTCTGTAGGACCATACACGTTATAAAAATGGATCTTGTCAACCTCTACTAATTGTTCCCACAGTGACGGCACAATTGCTTCGCCACCGACTAGTACCTTGCTTGGAACATGAACACCATCGTTTGTTTCTAACAACCCGCCATCTATGAGTAATTGGAGTAATGAAGGTGTCATATCGAACATCTCCAACTTATTCTCCCGAATATAGGATACAAACTGTTGGGGATCACTGCGAACTTCGTTCGGAATAATATACAAGCTAGAACCATACAAAAGCATTTGTAATTGCTGAACGGATACATCAAAGGCGATCGAAGCATTTAAACCGACGCGCATGTTAGTAGGTGTCTCATGCGAAAACACTTCTTTCTGTAAACCATACGATAGATTTAGTACAGAATGATGCTGCACCAAAGCCCCCTTTGGATTCCCGGTCGAACCCGAAGTATAGATAACATACGCCAAGTTTTCTCCTGTCACTTCACATATTGGTGAAAAGGTGCTTTCTCGAGAGATCATCGCTTGATCCCGATCCAAACAAACTGCTTCGACTTCTTTAGGTATCCAACCTTCTAATGCTTCGTTCGTAACCAATACTTGGACACCTGTGTCCTCCAGAATATATCGTAGGCGACTTTCTGGATACGATGGATCCAATGGAACATAGGCTGCCCCAGCTTTCCAGATCCCCATGAGACCGACAATCATCTCAACTGAACGCTCGAAGCAGAGCCCGACCAATGACTCGGTCCCAATCCCACATTTCTGGAGATAACGGGCCAATTGGTTTGCTTTCTCATTCAGCTCTCGATACGTTAACTGCTGATTTTCATCCACCACCGCCACCGTGTCAGGTGTACGATCCACTTGATCTTCAAACAGTTTATGGATCACACTCTCACGTGGATACGCTATAGCATTATCATTCCATTCTTCTAGTAGTTGCTTCTGTTCTGTTTCCGTAACATACACCAGATCCGACAGGGTTTGATCAACATTCTCGATCATTTGCTTTAACGCCTGGCGTAAATGACCCAGCATCCGTTCAATGGTTAATCCATTAAACTTGCTACGATCATACATCAGCTTTAACGACAACTGACTTCCTGGACCAACAGCCAATCCTAATGGATAGTGGGTTTGCTCTACTCCTTCCAAGTCACCAATTTCCAGATCTCCTGAAGACTCCTCTTTCACCGGGTAGTTTTCAAACACATACAAGCTATGGAACAGCGGAATCCCTCTTGGAACTTCACTCCATCCCTGAATTTCTGTCAAAGAAGCATATTCATACTGTCTTCTTTCTATCTCTTCCTCTTGTATCTTCTGCAACCAATCCCTTACTTTCAGGTCATCCGTCAACTGGATTCTCGTTGGTGATGTGGTAATAAAGGGACCTACGATGTGCTCGACATCAACAATCTCCGTGGGGCGTCCCGAGCTAGTTACGCCAAAGACAATGTCGTTCTCGCCACTATATCGGCTCATGAGATACGCCCACGCGCCTTGAATCACCGTACTCAAGGTGAGCTTATTGCGTTTCGCCCAGTTTTGTAAAGCTTGGGTCTGCTCTTCCGACAAATGAGCAACCTTCTTGGTAAAGCCTTTTTCTTGCTCCTTACTTTCTAAGCCAAGTAGGGTTGGCGCTGTAAAGCCTCTGAGTTTCTCTCTCCAGAATTGTTCCGCTTGCTCCTGATCCTGCTCTTTCAGCCATTGAATATATTTCTTGTATGGCGGTGACTTTGGTAAATCCACAGCCTCTCCTTTCATCCTCTTCTGGTACACTGTAAGCAATTCGCTAAAGACCAGTGGTAAGCTCCAACCATCCAACAAAATATGGTGATGCGTCCAAACAATCCGATATTCTTCCTCCGCTTCTTGAATGACAGTCACCCGCATCAATGGCGCTTCATTAAAAAGAAAGGCTTGTTTTCGATCCGATGCCAAAAAGGCTTTTCGTCTCTCCTCTTTTTCTTCAACAGACAGCGCGCGCCAATCCACTTCATTCAGCTTAAATGGGATATGATCATACACTACTTGTAAGGACTCTTCAATCTCATTCCACACAAATGCCGAACGAAAGATCTCATGTCGCTGAATCACTGATTTCCACGCCTGCTCGAAAGTAAGGATATCCAATTTCCCTCTAAACAGGAAACTTAATTGCACCATATACGGCGCCGAATGTTCATCCTCTTGATCATGCAGCGTATGAAAGAGCATTCCTTCCTGCAAAGGTGATAGCGGATACAGGTCGGTAATCGGATGATTTTTTCCACGATTCATCTTAAATAGTACTTTATTCAAATCTGCTGGGGTGAGATTTGCAATCGCAAAATCCGAAACGGTCAGCGCAGATTCTCCACCCGAAGAATGAATCAATCCACTCAGTTGATGGAGCATATTCTCTGCAACACTTTGAATGGTCGACTTCGCAAACTGTCCAACATTGTACACCCAAGTGAAATGAAGTTTTCCATCGGTTACAATCCCAATCACATCGATCAAATGTGATCGCTTGGAACCAGGAGCATGATCTAAGCGCGTAAATCCGATTTCCGGAGCAAACATCGCATCGTCAGAGAACATTTGGTCAAATTGTCCAAGATAGTTAAAACTAATAGACGGCGTGGGTTGAGACTGGAGTCGCTCACGCATCGCTGGATTCAAGTACCGCAAAATCCCATAGTCAACGCCCTTATTAGGAATTTGGCGCACTTGTTCTTTGACTTCTTTTAATGCTGCGATGGACGTGTTGGCACCTGTAATATTCAAGTGAACAGGATAGATACTTGTAAACCATCCCACGGTTCTCGATAGGTCAACGTCTTCGATGATCTCTTCCCGACCATGACCCTCCAGATCCACGGTTAGCGCCGGATGACCTGTCCATGCTGACGTAGACTGTACCAATGCTGCCAATAGTACTTCATTGATTTGGACACGATGGGTGCTTGAAATCTCTTGCAATAACGCACGGGTCTCTTTCTCATCCAGCACCACGGTAATCTCCTCGGTTGCTGTGTTTGCTGGATCTTCGAGGGTGGAATCCACTGGTAGCATAGCTACTTCTTGTTCGGACTGCCGCTCCCAGTAATCACGTACTTCTTGCGCAATCCCAGATTCAGCGTAGTGATGCAATTTTTCCGACCACGCTTTAAAGGATGTACTCTTCGTAGGTAATTGGATCTTCTGAGCCTGGCTCGCTTGATTATACCCCGTTTGCAGATCCTCTAGTAAAATCCGCCAAGAAACACCATCCACTGCTAAATGATGAATCGCCCAGAATAATCGGCCGGCTCTCTTCTCACCTTCATCCAAATACACCATTCTCATTAGCGGTCCTGCGTGTAAGTGCAAGCTTGCTTGTGCAGTGTCAATCTCCGCTTGAATCACTTGATGCCATTCTGCTTGTGGCACTTCGTCTAATGAAATCACTGTCAGCGTCGATTGTTCTTCGATTTCTTCGATCTCTTCGTTCCACTGTTTCCAAGCTCCATCCGGTAAACGTTCATATCTTAAACGCAAGGCATCATGATGGCTCAGAAGGGTACGCACAGCTTTCTCCAGTAATACTATATCCAGTCGCTCTTTTGTTCTAAAAAACATAGATTGATTCCAATGATGTGGGTTGGGATGATCTTGTGCAAAAAACGATTGCTGGATGGGTGTAAGGATCAGTTCTCCAGTTACAACTCCCTGCTCCGCTTGTATACCCTGTTCTTCTTTGACTACTTGCGTCAACTCGGCAATCGTTTGATGTTCAAACATTTGCTTTGGTGTTAATTGCAAACCTGCTTGCTTCGCACGAGAAACAATCTGAATGCTGAGGATCGAGTCTCCACCGATTTCAAAAAAATTGTCATGAATACCAATCGGTTTTGTACCTAGCACACGTTCCCAAATCATGGAAAGTATTTGTTCACCCTCATTTCTTGGAGCCACGTAGCCTTCTTCTGTCCCTTGACGATCTGGTACAGGCAAAGATTTCCGATCGATCTTTCCATTAATGGTCAGTGGTAGCTCTTCCATCTCGACAAAGTAGGAGGGAACCATATGGCTTGGCAGTTGTGCTTTGAGATACTCGCGCCATTCTTCTTTACGCCCTTCGCCCACTACATAGGTTACCAATCGTTTATCTCCCGACTGATCTTCCCTCACCATCACAACGGCCTCCTTTACCGAGAGATGCTCCTGTAAGGTTGCCTCAATTTCCCCAAGCTCAATCCGATATCCTCGAATTTTCACTTGATTATCGATTCTTCCCAAATAATCCAAGGTACCATCAGGAAGGTACCTCACGAGATCTCCCGTCCGATATAACCGTTCCCCTTCTTTGAATGGATGAGGAATAAAACGTTCGGACGTTAACTCTGGACGATTCAAGTATCCTCTTGCTAGGCCTGCTCCACCGATATAAAGTTCACCCGTTACACCAACTGGAACAGGTAACAAATCCCCATCCAATACATAGGCTTGAACGTTCGGCAACGGACGCCCAATCGTTACTCTCTTACTATCCTTTTTGATACGATGGCATGTCGCATCAACAGTACATTCTGTAGGACCATACACGTTATAAAAATGGATCTTGTCAACCTCTACTAATTGTTCCCACAGTGACGGCACAATTGCTTCGCCACCGACCAGTACCTTGCTTGGAACATGAACACCATCGTTTGTTTCTAACAACCCGCCATCTATGAGTAATTGGAGTAATGAAGGTGTCATATCGAACATCTCCAACTTATTCTCCCGAATATAGGATACAAACTGTTGGGGATCACTGCGAACTTCGTTCGGAATAATATACAAGCTAGAACCATACAAAAGCATTTGTAATTGCTGAACGGATACATCAAAGGCGATCGAAGCATTTAAACCGACGCGCATGTTAGTAGGTGTCTCATGCGAAAACACTTCTTTCTGTAAACGTCCAGTTTGACAGGTAATCGAGCGAGTATGAACTGGTGTCAATTCCAAAGTAAGATGAAACAGCATAAGCTGTCATTTCGGCTTGAAACTCTTTTTCCGCCGCCGTATAGTTCAAATGTGTTTCTTTTGTATGAAGTTTGGCATGCGTCAACTCGTGCAACAGGCTCTTCACATTTTGCTTTTCAGAATTACGAGGGTTGAGCGCAACTTCTTTTGTTAAGGTATACGAGACACCTTTTGCACTGCCTAGTTCTTCTTTTGGTGCAATAATGGAAATGCCATTCTTTTCAGCGATGGCTTCCATTCCTTTATAAAGTATCTTGTAATCCTCCACATTCCCTTCTAACCAACGATTTGGGAAAATCTCAGGTAAATCACTTGCTTTTGCGTTCGTTTGGCTCACCTCAAACACGTGTCCGACTGAAAAGTACAGTCGGCTCGGTGTGACCTCTTTTTTCCCATCCTGTATGAGCTTTTTTTCTTGAGGAGTTGCCTTATTAATTGACTTCCATTTTCCGTTTTCATCTTGAAACTTAGGAACGGTTTTGTTTGGGACAAGAATTTTAATGCCTTTCTCTCCTTTATTGACGGAAAATCCTTTTTCTTTCCAGAAAGCAAATGAGCCAACGGCTTGTGCGCCCATAAATTGTTGCTGAATCAGTTGAGTGTTTGATAAAGAGTATTGATGAAACTTACCCATGAAAGAGAGATACTCTTTTAAATCTTCTGGTGAATGAAAATGCTGTTCGACGCGTTTATCCATGTCCTTGGTGAGCGCTTCAATTTCTTTTCGCTTCTCTTCAGCTGATTTTTTCACATATCCTTTACTCATGGTTCTCGTTCTCCTTTTGATACGAGATTTCTTTTAATTCCTCTAATTCTTGTTGATCCCAAGGTTCATCTACTTCGACAAAGAGCTTCTTCGTTTTGATATTCATCGGGACCAACATATCACCTAGATGACTGATATATTGATGAAACTCCTTCGCTTCTTCTGCTGTGAAAATCACTTCCTCTTCTTGATCACGATACTGTACAATCGCACTCTTTTCACCAATCGCTTTGATTGATACCAACACCACATCTTTTTGAAAAAACATATTCATTTCCTCCTTCTATTTCGTTACACCTATTCATTGAGTGGATGTAGATTTCCCTCTTGATTCTTCCCAATCAATTCGTTTTTGTCGCTGATGAGCAATGCGCTCCTCTACCGTCTCTCGTGCAATTTTTGTACTATCCATTTCTCGCATTCCAGTAGTAATAAGCCCTTTAAAACCGTGGAAAGCAAACAAACCATTCATATATTCAATTAAAATCTGCGTATTTTTATCCGTAGCGTTTGTGCCAAGACGAATCTTCTTAAGCTCTTCTTTTAATACATCATGCAGATTATGACTCACAACTTCGGTAATATACTTTAATGACCATTCTTGCGCTTTTCGTTCCTTGTGTTCCTGGCAAATTTGAGAGATGGCATCACCTGTAAACCCAATATCATGCTCTTCCATATACGTTTGAATATAGTCTTTGGCTTCTTCTGTTAACGATAGTTTCATACGTTGTTTTGCCACGTTAATAACTCCTTTCATCCTCATAATGTTGTTGCCCATTACGTTGTGATTCACGTTGCATTCGTTCATAATGCTGTTGGTTTTTCCAGCTTTCATATTCACTTTTAAAAGCTCGTTCCATTCTCTTTAAGGAAGCGTGCATCGACACATGCTGCTGAAACCCTTTAGAACGTTTCGGTGATTTTGCATGTTCGATAAGATGTTGAGCACGCTGCTGTTTTTTATCATAGGTTTTCATTTCCTGTAAAAAAGCATTACCCATTCGCTTATACAATTCATCGATTTTATTCTGCTTGTAATTTTTATACCGGTATTGATTTACCTTCCCTTCTCCATATGCCTTCTTTAATTCGTTCACTTCCCCATCTAAGGTTTTCATTAGTTGCTGATATTCTTTTGGGTGATATTTTTGGATATACTTCTCACTCAATGTATCGATATAAGGCTTTAATGGCTTGAGCGTGTTATAGCTATACTGCCATTGCCTTTTGTCTTTTGGTAGATAATTGTAGACTAGTAAAAACAACGGTTTTAATTCTCGGTTCCGCCATGCAAGAGACGAATCTTTTTTCTTGTGATCCACCATATCTTTACGAATCAACTCATTGATTTTTATCTGATTTTCTCGGCGATTCGTCATTTGATTGACGACTTTTGCCTTCATGGCATCTAAGCTGCTTTGCTTTCTCATGCCTCGTTCTCTTGTAGGGCGAGGTTCCACTGTCGCAATATGAATATGAATGTTGTTGGTGTTGTAATGTATGGCAGCTGACCAAACAGCTGACCCATTTAACTTTTCCCTTTTAAGCATGTCATTCACGGCTTGCCTTGTGATATCCATGACCTTTTTTTCATCGACTGTATGACGACGAGAATCATATAATCCTTGCTCTTCCAGCCAAGGATTATGAAAGGTGATGACATCTTGCCACATGATGCTGTTATTTGCTTGTGCGGTTTCAAATACTTGTTTCAGATTCTTTTTCTCTTCTTCATTCAATCCGTCAGATTGATCCGTAAATAAAGAAGAAGTTTTATCAGGATTAGATAAGTAATCTTGATAAAGAGTAAACAGTTTTTCGTGTGCACCATATTCTTTTTTGGCATCTTCACGATCCACATAATCGACGTACTCTTGATACGCTTTTAGATTAGAGGTCGCAAATTTTGTTTTTAGTACGACTCCTGGTGTCACAGAAGAGACCGTCATTTGTTATACCTTTCTAAAAAAGCTGCGACCAATTCTCCTCGTTTAGCAGCTTGTTTTTCTTCCACTTGTTCAAAGACTTCCACCATGGATCGTTTCATACTTTCTTCCATACAAAACCATTCGTTTCGTAGAAAGAGGCGCTCCGTTTCCATTAGTTGACTTATTTTTTCAGAGATGACTTCCACCATCTCCTCTACAGATGGAATGGATACAATCTGTTTTTGTGTTTCTTGTGTTTCATCTTTCAGTGTTTGATGTTCTCGACAGATACGAGCAATCGCATCACCAAGATATCGGATATGATGTTCGTTCATGTAATCAATAAGATAGTGATCTGTTTCTACATCAAAAGAAATTTTACGTCTTTGTTTCATTCTTCTTCATCCTCCTCCATCATTTCTTGAATAAATCCATTCATCGTTTCCATAGCAATTGCACATTTCTCCATCATCTTTATATTTTTATCAATAAGATGTTCTAACGCTGCTTCATGATCTTGTTGCAGTTGAAGAAGAGCAAATGTTTCTACCTGACCTTTTAATAATTCCTGACGAGAAATCTTTTTTTCTTTTGCCATTTCATCGATTTTTTTAACGGCAATTGGATCAATATTTCGTAAAAAGATATCCATAACATTCGTTCCTTTCCTGTAGATTGTGGTTCCCCACTAAAGATGAGAGAAGAGCATAAGGGGTTTCTGCTATCACATAGGGTGATAGGCTAGGCAAAGCCTAGCGAAACCGTGATATCAAGAAAAAGCTCTTCACGTCCCTTTTGAGTCCCCTTTTCACCCTTAAACCCTGTTTTTTCAGGTCGAATTTTTACCTTTTAATCCCATTTATTGACCCTAGTCCCTTTTGAGTCCCCCTTCGTTTTTTCACTTCATGACCAAATCCTGTTCTTTTTCGTTCAACTTTTTCAGCTTTTCTTGCAAACTTTTTTGCTCATCTTCATAGAGCTGAATGCTTTCATCACTCGATTGAATTGCTTCTTTTTTCATCGCGATTTTTGATTCTGTATCGGCTTTCTCCTCATCAACTTGGTACTTCATATCACGTTGTAACTCGTTCATTTCTTGTTGGATTTGACGTTTTTGTTTCGCTTCCAGAGCGATCGCTTTTTCATAGTTTTGCATTTTCTTTTTCACTGTTTTTTTCTCCAATTGATTGACTAAAAGGGAATAGTCTTGCTTCTGTTGAAGGCTCTTTCCTTTCCCTTGTTTTGTCTTTGTCTGATCGGAATAAAGGGTTGTAAGGAATGATTGACTGTCTTCTTTTTCAGCTGTATCTGTTGAATAGTGGCTCGTCATATCCTCCACGTTCACCGTTTCATTCTCTTCCT of Priestia megaterium contains these proteins:
- a CDS encoding HU family DNA-binding protein — encoded protein: MNKTELVDAVATKSELTKQDSKKAVDALFETISNALAKEEKIQLVGFGTFEIRERAERTGRNPQTGEEMIIPASKVPAFKPGKELKEAVK
- the mobP2 gene encoding MobP2 family relaxase; translation: MTVSSVTPGVVLKTKFATSNLKAYQEYVDYVDREDAKKEYGAHEKLFTLYQDYLSNPDKTSSLFTDQSDGLNEEEKKNLKQVFETAQANNSIMWQDVITFHNPWLEEQGLYDSRRHTVDEKKVMDITRQAVNDMLKREKLNGSAVWSAAIHYNTNNIHIHIATVEPRPTRERGMRKQSSLDAMKAKVVNQMTNRRENQIKINELIRKDMVDHKKKDSSLAWRNRELKPLFLLVYNYLPKDKRQWQYSYNTLKPLKPYIDTLSEKYIQKYHPKEYQQLMKTLDGEVNELKKAYGEGKVNQYRYKNYKQNKIDELYKRMGNAFLQEMKTYDKKQQRAQHLIEHAKSPKRSKGFQQHVSMHASLKRMERAFKSEYESWKNQQHYERMQRESQRNGQQHYEDERSY